The proteins below are encoded in one region of Peromyscus eremicus chromosome 10, PerEre_H2_v1, whole genome shotgun sequence:
- the Pom121l12 gene encoding POM121-like protein 12, translated as MGSSLGSPQRSMPAPAPRCPRSRPWSDWVQRDPDPKSHRNLHTPQKVVATWRRSSTRPPAEATLGLDLSSAWDRYMKRWLWSVRNPGWTCSPVTVKIAPPEGRGSALTSPEHGTRFAERPDECPDPCAKETVLRALSQCKKGTRRFDGPLWFEVSEVENRRQNPEPKPTSAFKPWVKNGVAISFVPKPGPLNRSQNCWKLNACENDTDLQPHIHAARQTVPEPHMESWEKTQASCDPSLIPVLKTGVFGASLAGGDFYSSTSLDF; from the coding sequence ATGGGCAGCTCCCTGGGCTCGCCCCAGAGATCAatgcctgcccctgcccccaggTGCCCAAGGTCTAGACCTTGGTCTGACTGGGTTCAGCGAGACCCTGACCCCAAGTCCCACAGGAACCTCCACACGCCCCAGAAGGTGGTGGCAACCTGGAGGCGCTCCTCCACTAGACCTCCAGCAGAGGCCACCCTGGGCCTAGATCTCTCCAGCGCCTGGGACAGGTATATGAAACGATGGCTTTGGAGTGTACGGAACCCCGGATGGACCTGCAGCCCAGTGACGGTCAAGATTGCCCCTCCTGAGGGTAGAGGCAGCGCTCTGACCTCTCCGGAGCATGGAACCCGCTTTGCAGAGCGTCCTGACGAGTGTCCAGATCCCTGTGCTAAGGAGACTGTGCTGAGGGCCCTCAGCCAGTGCAAGAAAGGGACGAGGCGGTTTGATGGACCGCTGTGGTTCGAGGTCTCAGAGGTGGAAAACAGAAGACAGAATCCAGAGCCCAAGCCCACATCTGCCTTCAAACCCTGGGTAAAAAATGGAGTGGCAATTTCCTTTGTTCCAAAACCAGGACCTCTGAACCGAAGCCAGAACTGCTGGAAACTCAATGCCTGTGAGAATGATACTGACCTCCAGCCGCATATCCACGCTGCTAGGCAAACAGTGCCAGAGCCTCACATGGAAAGCTGGGAGAAGACCCAGGCCTCCTGTGACCCCTCGCTAATCCCTGTGCTCAAGACTGGAGTCTTCGGGGCCTCCTTGGCTGGTGGGGATTTCTATTCCTCTACCTCCCTTGACTTCTAA